TCGATGAGCGTCCCGTCGAGCAGACCGCGCCGGCGGCCGGTTGGATCGGCGGAAAGAAGCAGCTTGCGGCACATATTTGCGAGCTGATCGAATCGGCTCCGCATAAGATCTACGCCGAGGCTTTCATTGGCATGGCCGGCGTCTTTCTTCGGCGCCGGTTTGCCGCGAAAGTCGAAGCGATCAATGATCGCGACGGCGATGTGGCAGTTTTCTTTCGTATTCTACAGCGCCACTACCAGCCATTCGTCGAGATGCTGCAATGGCAAGTGACGAGTCGCGCGGAATTCGATCGGCTGGCGCGACAAGACCCGGCGCTGCTGACCGACCTCGAGCGCGCAGCCCGCTTCTTCTACCTGCAAAAACTGAGCTTCGGCGGCAAGGTCGCAGGTCGGACGTTCGGAATCGACACGTCAGGCCCCGCGCGGTTCGATACGACGAAGCTGGGGCCGGCCTTGAAAGCCATTCATGAGCGGCTCGCGGGCGTCACGATCGATTGTCTCGACTGGCGCGAGTTCTTGAAGCGCTGGGATCGGCCTGAGACGCTGTTCTATCTCGACCCGCCCTATTTCGGGACCGAGAATTACTATCGGGCGCCCTTCCCGAGAGAGGATCATGAAGCGCTCGCAGAGCAGCTGAGAGCGCTGCAAGGGCAATTCATCCTCACGATGAATGATTGCGCGGCCACCCGCGCAATCTACCAGGGCTTCGCGCTCTCGGCCGTGGAGCTCACCTATACCGCCGCCGGCGGACGCCACGGCGGCAAGCTCGCCGGCGAGATCATCGTCTCGAATTTGCGGCCGAGCGGCAGACTGCTCGTTTAGCGTTCTCCTCGATCGCACCAGCCTTTCGTAAGGGGCCTGACGCCCCACGCCTCTCTCCAGTCTCGTCTTCTCCGAACCGCGCCCGTGACCGCACGGCTGCGGCGCCGCGCGCATGCGCGCAATCTTGAAAGGACCTCTCATGACGAATGCGTCGATCGACGCGCGCGCGATCCAACGCGCGCTCAGAATGCATGGACAGGATATCGCCGTCGATGGCGAGATCGGGCCGAAGACGCGCTCGGCGATCTATGCGGTGGTGCAAGGCAAGGTGGGCGCCGCGGCTCATTGGAGCGCGGAACGGCTGATGATCGCATTCGAACAGATCATGCTCGCGGACGCGGGGATCTACAAAGGCGCGATCGACGGCGTCGCCGGGCCTTTGACGAGCGCCGCGCTCGCGATGTGGCAGAATGCGGGCCAGGACGCGGTTGCAGCGCCTGCGGACGTCTCGAAGTCTTCCTTGCCGCCGTGGATCACGATCGCGCGGTCTTACATCGGAACGCACGAGGGCGTTGGAACCAAGGATAATCCAGCAGTCCTCGAAATGTTCTCGGCCGCCGGCCATCCTGAGATCAAGCACGACTCGGTGGCGTGGTGCGCGGCCTTCGTCGGCGCGTGTCTTCGCAAGGCCGGGCAGACGCCGAGCGGGACGTTGTGGGCGCTCGACTATGCCAAATGGGGCCAAGCGCTCTTAGCGCCGATCGTCGGCGCCATCGCGACGAAGAAGCGCGACGGCGGCGGCCATGTGTTTTTCGTGGTCGACTTCGACGGGGCCTCGGTCTGGGGCCTCGGCGGCAACCAGTCCGACCAGGTCAGCATCGTGAGATATCCGCGCTCGGCGATCTACTCATATGCATGGCCGCGTGGCGCGCTGAAGCCAGCCGATCTGCACGCCGGCGCGTTCCGCGGCGGCGCCGTCGCAGCGGGCCGCGAGGCCTGATCCACGCGCCCGTCGCAGCGGGCCTCTCCTTCGTCACTCGCTGACGGCCGCGCCGGGCGGCTCCCCGGCAAACCTCCAAAATCGAGAGAACCAACATGAAAATCGCATCCGCATCCGCGGGCGCGGCGCGCGCCGCCGCGTTCTGCGTCATGATCG
The sequence above is a segment of the Methylosinus trichosporium OB3b genome. Coding sequences within it:
- a CDS encoding TIGR02594 family protein, translating into MTNASIDARAIQRALRMHGQDIAVDGEIGPKTRSAIYAVVQGKVGAAAHWSAERLMIAFEQIMLADAGIYKGAIDGVAGPLTSAALAMWQNAGQDAVAAPADVSKSSLPPWITIARSYIGTHEGVGTKDNPAVLEMFSAAGHPEIKHDSVAWCAAFVGACLRKAGQTPSGTLWALDYAKWGQALLAPIVGAIATKKRDGGGHVFFVVDFDGASVWGLGGNQSDQVSIVRYPRSAIYSYAWPRGALKPADLHAGAFRGGAVAAGREA
- a CDS encoding DNA adenine methylase yields the protein MMEKDFDERPVEQTAPAAGWIGGKKQLAAHICELIESAPHKIYAEAFIGMAGVFLRRRFAAKVEAINDRDGDVAVFFRILQRHYQPFVEMLQWQVTSRAEFDRLARQDPALLTDLERAARFFYLQKLSFGGKVAGRTFGIDTSGPARFDTTKLGPALKAIHERLAGVTIDCLDWREFLKRWDRPETLFYLDPPYFGTENYYRAPFPREDHEALAEQLRALQGQFILTMNDCAATRAIYQGFALSAVELTYTAAGGRHGGKLAGEIIVSNLRPSGRLLV